One genomic segment of Helianthus annuus cultivar XRQ/B chromosome 14, HanXRQr2.0-SUNRISE, whole genome shotgun sequence includes these proteins:
- the LOC118486751 gene encoding uncharacterized protein LOC118486751: MDHSPQKPSVMHEDQPAGHCNMQMKQKLRNGAEIIKSDQFRSDKAPAGVEEAQYGETPNLQVKLNRSRKRSIALQNWKWDEVIDLSSSDNDEEEDELENDEWMNADWGDNDGVESFLRCSKTRRISATKQF, from the exons ATGGATCACTCACCACAAAAGCCCTCAGTTATGCACGAAGACCAGCCTGCTGGACACTGTAACATGCAAATGAAGCAG AAGCTTCGAAATGGTGCTGAAATAATCAAAAGCGACCAGTTCAGATCAGACAAG GCACCAGCTGGAGTCGAAGAGGCACAATATGGCGAAACGCCTAACCTACAAGTGAAG CTAAACCGATCCAGAAAAAGATCGATAGCGCTGCAGAACTGGAAATGGGACGAAGTCATCGACCTCTCCAGTTCTgacaatgatgaagaagaagatgaactgGAAAATGATGAATGGATGAATGCTGATTGGGGTGACAATGATGGCGTGGAGTCCTTCCTAAGATGCAGCAAAACCCGCCGTATTTCAGCCACGAAACAATTTTGA